Proteins encoded by one window of Mycoplasma capricolum subsp. capricolum ATCC 27343:
- a CDS encoding NAD(+)/NADH kinase: MKYSFITNKYEESGDILNQLLDILKDANFTKDEKEPDICFVIGGDGTFLYAVHKYQSILDKLIFIPIKFGGIGFYTNKNRVDDLKNVDLYKIIKDPNITELGLIEVNYDNQKVYAINEIKITNQVRPLTLDIYINNEFLEQFKGTGLVFSTPSGSTGFIKSANGAIIYPVVSLFEMQELMPISTNKFRTLNAPIIFSDKEHITLKLKDLTNVTLSADTYEYAFKNKEFLIKLSRKKIKLLNLNKDKFNKIQILRDIFVLNDKTKN; encoded by the coding sequence ATGAAATATAGTTTTATAACAAACAAATACGAAGAATCAGGAGACATTTTAAACCAGTTATTAGATATATTAAAAGATGCAAACTTTACTAAAGATGAAAAAGAACCAGACATTTGTTTTGTCATTGGAGGCGATGGTACTTTTTTGTATGCAGTACATAAATATCAATCTATTTTAGATAAATTAATTTTTATACCAATTAAATTTGGTGGAATTGGTTTTTATACTAATAAAAATAGAGTTGATGATTTAAAAAATGTTGATTTATATAAAATTATTAAAGACCCAAACATTACTGAATTAGGACTAATTGAAGTTAATTACGATAATCAAAAAGTTTATGCAATTAATGAAATAAAAATTACTAATCAAGTAAGACCTTTAACATTAGATATTTATATTAATAATGAATTTTTAGAACAATTTAAGGGTACGGGTTTAGTTTTTTCAACACCAAGTGGATCTACTGGATTTATAAAATCAGCTAATGGAGCAATTATTTATCCTGTAGTTTCACTTTTTGAAATGCAAGAATTAATGCCTATTTCAACTAATAAATTTAGAACTTTAAATGCTCCAATTATTTTTTCAGACAAAGAACATATAACTTTAAAACTTAAAGATTTAACAAATGTTACTTTAAGTGCTGATACTTATGAATATGCATTTAAAAACAAAGAATTTTTAATTAAATTAAGCAGAAAAAAAATTAAGCTTTTAAATTTAAATAAAGATAAATTTAATAAGATCCAAATTTTAAGAGATATTTTTGTTTTAAATGACAAAACAAAAAACTAA
- a CDS encoding valine--tRNA ligase, with the protein MKKQLNPKYNHILVEKTKYQYWLDKKLFKANPNSKKPKFSIILPPPNVTGKLHIGHAWDTSLQDAIIRFKKLTGYDTLFLPGMDHSGISTQVKVEQKLKKQGIDKNKLGREKFLLEAWKWKEEYASIIREQWAKLGLSLDYSTEKFTLDEDINQIVKEIFVKFYNDKIIYKDKQIVNWDPEQKTAISNVEVIYKETQSKMYYFKYMLENSDKYLIVATTRPETMFADQCLVVNPNDSRYQEYINKKVINPVNNQVIPIISDEYVDIEFGTGVMKCTPAHDLNDYHLAIKHNLKMPICLNTDGSVNQLGGKYQGLDRFVARKEIIKDAIKEDLFVKEEDIINQVGFSERSNAIVEPYLSDQWFVKMDKFKNMVIDLQNSDNKINFFPNRFSDVLNRWMTNAHDWCISRQLWWGHQIPCWYHKKTNEMYVGINPPSDIENWTQDQDVLDTWFSSGLWAFSTLLNNKDLESEYFKNYFPTSVLVTGYDIIFFWVARMIFQTLEYTKQIPFKDVLIHGLVRDELNRKMSKSLGNGIDPMDVINNNGCDSLRLFLLTNSTPGQDIRYSNEKILASWNFINKLWNASRYVFLNLDDHFEFDPNFYKTDLEITNQWILTQLSKTQAYVYEKMNKYEFSLAGNHLWDFVWNKYCSWYIEFSKVNLSNDKFNYQTKQTLFYVLKEILIMLHPLIPFVSEEIYLNMMLKESILLEQWTNLNSNYDTSFIDDVIKMITSIREFRNTKNIKNNICLLANISNTNDKHSYIFEKHFLQINSFLKNFCNTKLDNSIKISNKTSLSIDEYFIEISNDSFTNKDELIKELEAKQIQLTNEILRSQKILNNSEFIKKAKIEKIEQEKSKYQTYKEQLEAINKKINDLKA; encoded by the coding sequence TTGGACATGCTTGAGATACTAGCTTACAAGATGCTATTATTAGATTTAAAAAATTAACTGGATATGATACTTTATTTTTACCTGGTATGGATCATTCTGGAATCAGTACTCAAGTAAAAGTAGAACAAAAACTTAAAAAACAAGGTATAGATAAAAATAAATTGGGTAGAGAAAAGTTTTTATTAGAAGCTTGAAAATGAAAAGAAGAATATGCAAGTATTATTAGAGAACAATGAGCTAAATTAGGTTTAAGTTTAGATTATTCAACTGAAAAATTTACTCTAGATGAAGATATTAATCAAATTGTTAAAGAGATTTTTGTAAAGTTCTATAATGATAAAATAATTTATAAAGACAAACAAATAGTTAATTGAGATCCAGAACAAAAAACTGCTATTTCTAATGTTGAAGTAATTTATAAAGAAACTCAAAGTAAAATGTATTATTTTAAATATATGTTAGAAAATTCTGACAAATATTTAATAGTTGCTACAACTCGTCCTGAAACTATGTTTGCTGATCAATGTTTAGTTGTTAATCCAAACGATTCTAGATATCAAGAATATATTAATAAAAAAGTAATTAATCCAGTTAATAATCAAGTTATTCCAATTATAAGTGATGAATATGTTGATATTGAATTTGGAACTGGAGTTATGAAATGTACTCCTGCTCATGATTTAAATGACTATCATTTAGCGATTAAACATAATTTAAAAATGCCAATTTGTTTAAATACTGATGGTTCAGTTAATCAATTAGGTGGAAAATATCAAGGTTTAGATAGATTTGTTGCTAGAAAAGAAATCATTAAAGATGCTATTAAAGAAGATTTGTTTGTAAAAGAAGAAGACATTATTAATCAAGTTGGATTTAGTGAAAGATCAAATGCTATTGTTGAACCATATTTATCTGATCAGTGATTTGTTAAAATGGATAAATTTAAAAATATGGTAATTGATTTACAAAATTCAGATAATAAAATTAATTTTTTTCCAAATAGATTTAGTGATGTTTTAAATAGATGAATGACTAATGCTCATGATTGATGTATTAGTAGACAATTATGATGAGGCCATCAAATTCCTTGCTGGTATCACAAAAAAACTAATGAGATGTATGTTGGAATTAATCCTCCAAGTGATATAGAAAACTGAACTCAAGACCAAGATGTTTTAGATACTTGATTTTCATCAGGACTATGAGCTTTTTCAACACTTTTAAATAATAAAGACTTAGAAAGTGAATATTTTAAAAATTATTTTCCAACTAGTGTTTTAGTTACGGGATATGATATTATTTTCTTTTGAGTAGCTAGAATGATTTTTCAAACTTTAGAATATACAAAACAAATTCCATTTAAAGATGTTTTAATTCATGGACTTGTAAGAGATGAATTAAATAGAAAAATGTCTAAATCTTTAGGTAATGGAATAGATCCTATGGATGTTATTAATAATAATGGTTGTGATTCGTTAAGATTATTTTTATTAACTAATTCAACTCCAGGTCAAGACATTAGATATTCAAATGAAAAAATTTTAGCTAGTTGAAACTTTATAAATAAATTATGAAATGCAAGTAGATATGTATTTTTAAATTTAGATGATCACTTTGAATTTGATCCCAACTTTTATAAAACTGACTTAGAAATAACTAATCAATGAATTTTGACTCAACTAAGTAAAACACAAGCTTATGTTTATGAAAAAATGAACAAATATGAGTTTAGTTTAGCTGGAAATCATCTTTGAGATTTTGTATGAAACAAATACTGTTCTTGATATATTGAATTTAGTAAAGTTAATTTAAGTAATGATAAATTTAACTATCAAACTAAACAAACTTTATTTTATGTATTAAAAGAAATTTTAATTATGCTTCATCCGTTAATACCATTTGTAAGTGAAGAAATTTATTTAAATATGATGTTAAAAGAATCTATTCTTTTAGAACAATGAACTAATTTAAATTCTAATTATGATACAAGTTTTATTGATGATGTTATTAAAATGATTACAAGTATTAGAGAATTTAGAAATACTAAAAATATTAAAAATAATATTTGTTTATTAGCAAATATTTCAAACACTAATGATAAACATTCTTACATATTTGAAAAGCATTTTTTACAAATTAATAGTTTTTTAAAAAACTTTTGTAATACTAAATTAGATAATTCTATTAAAATATCTAATAAAACTAGTTTATCAATTGATGAGTATTTTATTGAAATTTCAAATGATTCATTTACTAATAAAGATGAGTTAATTAAAGAATTAGAAGCTAAACAAATTCAATTAACTAATGAAATTTTAAGAAGTCAAAAAATTTTAAATAATTCTGAGTTTATTAAAAAGGCAAAAATAGAGAAAATTGAACAAGAAAAATCTAAATATCAAACTTATAAAGAACAACTAGAAGCAATTAATAAAAAAATTAATGATTTAAAAGCATAA